One genomic segment of Erysipelotrichaceae bacterium 66202529 includes these proteins:
- a CDS encoding IreB family regulatory phosphoprotein encodes MRDITETMSFKSDDLKRDNIKHVLRLVKEALDERGYNSVNQLAGYLISNDPAYISSHNNARTIIQSVERYEIIEELVRAYLEEDK; translated from the coding sequence ATGAGAGATATCACGGAAACGATGTCTTTTAAATCGGATGATTTAAAAAGAGACAATATCAAGCATGTATTACGCTTAGTCAAAGAGGCATTGGATGAAAGAGGGTATAATTCGGTGAACCAGCTGGCAGGCTATCTGATCAGCAATGATCCGGCATATATTTCATCTCACAACAATGCACGTACGATCATTCAGAGTGTGGAACGCTATGAGATCATTGAGGAACTGGTAAGAGCTTACCTGGAAGAGGATAAGTAA
- the ruvX gene encoding Holliday junction resolvase RuvX: MRILGLDLGSKTLGVSVSDALGMIARPVETIRFESDDYDAAFEQVQKYIKEFQVTTAVLGLPKHMNGDVGIRGEISVMFKEKLETLGLEVVLWDERLTTVAAEKILISADVSRKKRKKIIDQMAAVQILQSYLDSKN, from the coding sequence ATGCGCATATTGGGACTGGATCTGGGCAGCAAGACACTGGGCGTCAGTGTCAGCGATGCACTTGGCATGATTGCACGGCCGGTGGAGACGATCCGCTTTGAAAGCGATGATTATGACGCCGCATTTGAACAGGTGCAGAAATACATAAAAGAATTTCAGGTAACAACCGCAGTGCTTGGTCTTCCGAAGCATATGAACGGCGATGTTGGCATACGCGGGGAGATTTCTGTCATGTTTAAGGAAAAGCTGGAGACTCTCGGTCTGGAGGTAGTCCTTTGGGATGAACGTCTGACTACGGTTGCGGCAGAGAAGATACTGATCTCTGCAGATGTATCACGGAAGAAACGTAAGAAGATCATTGATCAGATGGCGGCTGTACAAATTTTGCAGAGCTATCTTGACAGTAAGAACTAG
- a CDS encoding DUF1292 domain-containing protein: MLDSSSLYVNDENGNEKRMEILFTFEDEDHGKKYVVFLDPEEEEGEVYASAYDDDGNLIPVETDAEWQMIEEVIGAFQEDEDAVEE, translated from the coding sequence ATGTTGGATTCAAGCAGTCTGTATGTAAATGATGAAAATGGAAACGAAAAACGGATGGAGATTTTATTCACCTTTGAGGATGAGGATCACGGTAAGAAATATGTGGTGTTCCTGGATCCTGAAGAGGAGGAGGGGGAAGTATACGCTTCCGCTTATGACGATGACGGAAATCTTATTCCGGTAGAAACGGATGCGGAATGGCAGATGATTGAAGAAGTGATAGGAGCCTTCCAGGAAGATGAAGACGCAGTTGAAGAATAA
- the mltG gene encoding endolytic transglycosylase MltG codes for MKTQLKNKKVLIALVSVCIIVAAALSVFVYYKTGLKAAGSKTAVTFTVEQGENSDIVLSRLQEQKLIRNKTVAKLYMKFHGLNDIKAGNFKLEADWDTPQILEALNDVKQADAGDIKITFKEGMWAKDVAALIEQKTGVSKKELLALWNDDAYLKTLIKKYSFLNEDILNAQYRVKLEGYLYPETYSFHKDATAKEITETFLNQFEAAIKPYEADIKKSNMSMQELITFASIVQYEASTKTDMEMIAGVFQNRMKLGMSLDSSVTVCYVLYDDMTSGEDCEVNTHIDSPYNTYKNAGLPIGPILNPGAAAIDAVLHPKDNDYLYFVADIYGDGKVYYAKTLQEQEANIDKYNLRK; via the coding sequence ATGAAGACGCAGTTGAAGAATAAAAAGGTGCTGATTGCACTCGTCAGCGTATGTATTATCGTAGCCGCTGCCCTTTCTGTTTTCGTATATTACAAAACCGGCTTGAAGGCAGCAGGCTCAAAAACAGCGGTAACCTTTACCGTGGAGCAGGGGGAAAACAGTGATATCGTGCTGAGCAGGCTGCAGGAACAAAAGCTGATACGAAACAAGACGGTGGCCAAGCTGTATATGAAATTTCATGGATTGAATGACATTAAGGCAGGAAATTTCAAGCTGGAGGCGGATTGGGATACACCGCAGATTCTGGAAGCCTTAAATGATGTGAAGCAGGCGGATGCCGGCGATATCAAAATCACGTTTAAGGAGGGCATGTGGGCAAAGGATGTTGCGGCACTGATCGAGCAGAAAACAGGTGTCAGTAAAAAAGAGCTGCTTGCTTTATGGAACGATGATGCCTATTTGAAAACATTGATAAAAAAATATTCATTTTTGAACGAGGATATTTTGAATGCTCAGTATAGGGTGAAGCTGGAGGGATATCTGTATCCGGAAACCTACAGCTTTCATAAGGATGCGACAGCGAAGGAAATCACGGAAACCTTTCTGAATCAATTTGAAGCAGCGATCAAGCCGTATGAAGCGGATATCAAAAAGAGCAATATGAGCATGCAGGAGCTGATCACCTTTGCATCGATTGTACAGTATGAGGCAAGCACAAAGACGGACATGGAAATGATCGCCGGCGTTTTTCAAAACCGTATGAAGCTGGGAATGTCCTTGGACAGCAGTGTGACCGTTTGCTATGTGCTGTATGATGATATGACATCCGGTGAGGATTGTGAGGTCAATACCCATATCGATTCTCCTTACAATACCTACAAGAATGCCGGGCTTCCCATCGGGCCGATTCTAAATCCGGGGGCGGCTGCAATCGATGCCGTTTTGCATCCCAAGGATAATGACTATTTGTATTTTGTAGCGGATATTTATGGTGATGGCAAGGTATACTATGCAAAGACGCTGCAGGAGCAGGAAGCAAATATCGATAAGTACAATCTGCGAAAATAG
- a CDS encoding uridine kinase, which produces MKKTILIGIAGGSASGKTSISARLKEHYEDTNSVVIIRQDDYYKDQSDKSMEERIKTNYDHPFAFDNALMAAQLKKLLNRQVICKPTYDFVHHTRSDKIETIEPSDVVVIEGLFVLENEELRNLCDIKIFVDTDADIRFIRRLLRDVNERGRTLESVVEQYTSTVRDMHNLFIEPSKRYADVIIPEGGHNVVAIDLLITKISSIIS; this is translated from the coding sequence ATGAAGAAAACAATACTGATCGGCATAGCAGGGGGAAGCGCTTCCGGAAAGACTTCCATCTCTGCGCGGCTGAAGGAGCATTATGAGGATACCAATTCGGTCGTTATCATACGGCAGGATGATTATTACAAGGATCAAAGTGATAAGTCGATGGAGGAACGCATAAAAACGAATTACGATCATCCCTTCGCTTTTGACAATGCGCTTATGGCGGCACAGCTGAAGAAGCTGCTGAATCGGCAGGTCATCTGTAAGCCGACCTATGATTTTGTCCATCATACAAGAAGCGATAAGATTGAAACCATCGAGCCCAGTGATGTCGTTGTGATTGAAGGGCTGTTTGTGCTGGAGAATGAGGAGCTGCGCAACCTGTGTGATATTAAAATATTCGTGGATACCGATGCGGATATCCGCTTTATCCGCAGGCTGCTGCGGGATGTGAATGAGCGGGGCAGAACACTGGAATCGGTTGTTGAGCAGTACACCTCTACCGTACGTGATATGCATAACCTGTTTATTGAACCAAGCAAGCGCTATGCGGATGTGATCATTCCCGAAGGCGGCCACAACGTGGTTGCCATTGATTTGCTGATTACGAAAATCAGTAGTATTATTTCATAA
- the greA gene encoding transcription elongation factor GreA codes for MADEKFLVTKEGLDELLKEQDNLIHVVRDEVIRELQEARAQGDLSENADYDAARDRQARVEARIRDLEAMIANAEIISGDKKSTNKKTISLGSTVTIQDLSTNEEETYTIVGSIEADPLNGKLSNITPLATSLMDHKVGDVVEIELAEEPYQVKVIDLK; via the coding sequence ATGGCTGATGAGAAATTTTTAGTAACCAAGGAGGGCTTGGACGAACTGCTTAAGGAGCAGGATAATCTGATTCATGTTGTACGTGATGAGGTCATCCGCGAGCTGCAGGAAGCCCGTGCTCAGGGTGACCTTAGTGAGAACGCTGATTATGATGCTGCCCGTGACCGTCAGGCACGTGTAGAAGCCAGAATCCGCGATCTGGAAGCTATGATTGCGAATGCGGAAATCATTTCCGGAGATAAGAAGTCTACAAACAAGAAAACAATCTCACTGGGATCTACCGTTACCATTCAGGATTTGTCTACGAATGAAGAGGAAACCTACACAATCGTCGGTTCCATAGAAGCAGATCCGCTGAATGGGAAGCTTTCCAATATCACACCGCTGGCAACCTCATTGATGGATCACAAGGTTGGAGATGTTGTTGAAATTGAGCTGGCAGAAGAGCCTTACCAGGTAAAAGTCATCGATTTAAAATAA
- a CDS encoding DUF655 domain-containing protein: protein MKKVILVFCLLILFYGRYELVDLSRVERKTKQIEVKGEVMQPGVYTVDIHADTAAVLQLAGGLKKGADDSALNKTQDLPDHSVLVIGKKEEKQRISINSATSEQLQTLPGIGPSMAQRIIEYRKQQPFHTLEDIMKVKRIKEKLFAKIRELITL from the coding sequence ATGAAAAAGGTAATACTTGTATTTTGTCTGCTCATATTGTTTTACGGACGCTATGAGCTGGTTGATCTTTCCAGGGTCGAGCGTAAGACAAAACAGATTGAGGTAAAAGGAGAAGTGATGCAGCCCGGAGTGTATACCGTGGATATCCATGCGGATACGGCAGCGGTGCTGCAGCTGGCAGGCGGCTTGAAAAAGGGGGCGGATGACTCCGCACTGAACAAAACACAGGATCTACCGGATCACAGTGTCCTGGTTATAGGAAAAAAAGAAGAAAAGCAGAGGATATCGATAAACAGCGCAACCTCTGAGCAGCTACAGACATTGCCTGGCATTGGCCCATCCATGGCGCAGCGTATCATAGAATATCGAAAGCAGCAGCCCTTTCATACCCTGGAGGATATTATGAAGGTGAAGAGAATCAAGGAGAAGCTGTTCGCTAAAATCAGGGAGCTGATCACCCTGTGA
- a CDS encoding MBL fold metallo-hydrolase, with the protein MRQSWLPCGWCCLILLWAHWISFWFSLFLCLLMFVYYRRHFVIQPLFIVILMLVQVRMGLLLRAPSMPQDTIVQVREIKTGYVIARVDGQDVLVYGLTQAGYNDVLQIKGTYAKTASLHNFHQFYFPDWLKKRRIHYQLQAESYKFIQKGSGLRHDLYAHIQAMEDKEQRTWLSTMLYGIRDEEASYFLTASGLHIATLAMLLSKILQLFVSQMNASLLILVLLGVCGHVTVFSSSLIRILIFRSVSICCYKWNVQDRLGISMTVLLLLFPYMAWELAFLLPFGFRMLAIFNVQKRGRYVQSLLLLIPMQFLFFTSCNPFQLLLFPLFHYAYTFLYACCLASLLLPYIGFSSVIVPAAQVLEAVQQWGITLYYTPQLLWLYLWIQSSAKLISYVHRKPVFTLLVLFVYAPFSSYLNPFGEVLMIDVGQGDCTLITLPFHQGAVMIDIMGSRYRNIPKEVVAPIVKAKGYQKLDALILTHDDFDHSGGKEQLLQELAVARIIDTKETAVPLKGFPLAFLLTDYQGTDTNDNSIITYMQTETLNALFMGDAGSDAEEALLQRYELQDVHVLKAGHHGSSTSSSPAFLHALQPQLALISAGRNNRYHHPSSEVLQRMQQERIHPLVSAWDGVVSIRFTPWFSYYVSAEGTLGILDAVWR; encoded by the coding sequence GTGAGGCAGAGCTGGCTGCCCTGCGGATGGTGCTGTTTAATTTTGCTTTGGGCACACTGGATTTCGTTCTGGTTTTCCCTGTTCCTTTGTTTGCTTATGTTTGTATACTATCGCAGGCATTTTGTCATACAGCCTTTGTTTATTGTGATTCTGATGCTTGTTCAGGTGCGCATGGGACTGCTTTTGCGTGCGCCCTCCATGCCACAGGATACCATTGTACAGGTGAGAGAAATCAAAACAGGGTATGTGATTGCACGGGTTGATGGACAGGATGTTCTGGTATACGGGCTGACACAGGCAGGCTACAATGATGTCCTGCAGATCAAGGGCACGTATGCGAAAACAGCTTCACTGCATAATTTTCATCAGTTCTATTTTCCCGACTGGCTGAAAAAGCGTAGAATCCATTATCAGCTGCAGGCAGAATCCTATAAGTTCATACAAAAAGGAAGTGGCTTGCGTCATGATTTATATGCGCATATCCAAGCGATGGAGGACAAGGAACAGCGTACATGGCTCAGCACTATGCTGTATGGGATACGGGATGAGGAGGCTTCGTATTTTCTTACTGCGAGCGGTCTGCATATTGCAACGCTTGCCATGCTGCTTTCCAAAATTTTACAGCTGTTTGTTTCCCAGATGAATGCATCCCTTCTGATTCTTGTGCTGTTGGGAGTATGCGGCCATGTCACTGTGTTTTCTTCCTCACTGATCCGTATTCTAATCTTTCGCAGCGTCAGCATCTGCTGTTACAAATGGAACGTGCAGGATCGTCTTGGTATCAGCATGACAGTGCTATTGCTTTTATTTCCCTATATGGCATGGGAGCTGGCTTTTCTGCTGCCGTTTGGATTTCGCATGCTGGCGATATTCAATGTGCAGAAGCGAGGCCGATACGTACAGAGTTTGCTCCTGCTGATTCCCATGCAGTTTCTCTTCTTTACCTCCTGCAATCCCTTCCAGCTGCTTTTGTTTCCCTTATTCCACTATGCCTATACCTTCCTGTATGCGTGCTGCCTTGCATCCTTACTGCTGCCGTATATTGGCTTTTCCTCCGTAATCGTACCTGCTGCGCAGGTGCTGGAGGCTGTCCAGCAATGGGGAATAACATTGTACTATACGCCGCAGCTGCTCTGGCTTTATCTCTGGATACAAAGCAGTGCGAAGCTCATCAGCTACGTGCACAGAAAGCCTGTTTTCACCCTGCTGGTGCTGTTTGTATATGCACCATTTTCCTCTTATTTGAATCCCTTTGGTGAAGTGCTGATGATCGATGTGGGGCAGGGAGATTGTACATTGATCACGCTGCCATTTCATCAGGGTGCTGTCATGATTGACATCATGGGAAGCCGCTACCGCAACATACCAAAGGAGGTCGTTGCTCCTATCGTCAAGGCCAAGGGCTATCAGAAGCTGGATGCTTTGATTCTTACGCATGATGATTTTGATCACAGCGGAGGAAAGGAGCAGCTGTTACAGGAGCTTGCGGTTGCCCGTATTATTGATACCAAGGAAACGGCAGTACCGCTGAAGGGATTTCCGCTTGCGTTTTTATTAACGGATTATCAGGGCACGGATACAAATGATAATAGCATTATTACTTATATGCAGACAGAAACGCTGAATGCTTTGTTCATGGGAGATGCGGGAAGCGATGCAGAGGAAGCACTGCTGCAGCGCTATGAGCTGCAGGATGTGCATGTGCTGAAGGCCGGTCATCATGGCAGCAGCACCTCCAGCTCGCCAGCATTTCTGCATGCACTGCAGCCGCAGCTGGCACTGATTTCTGCGGGCAGAAATAATCGTTATCATCATCCCAGTTCCGAAGTGTTACAGCGTATGCAGCAGGAGCGAATCCATCCTCTTGTCAGTGCTTGGGATGGAGTCGTCAGCATTCGCTTTACACCCTGGTTCAGCTATTATGTGAGTGCAGAGGGAACACTTGGTATTCTGGATGCTGTCTGGAGGTGA
- the holA gene encoding DNA polymerase III subunit delta has translation MNYVLYGEEQYLLQESLTRIVKEHVPDANELNKIVYDADITDMETILEDATTIPFFSACKIILVYHANFLGTANEHAVDTAALERYLDQPMESTVMVLIGDFEKLDARKKIVKKVQKTCRVLQYRKLDEQGKYSYVQEQIKKRGLQVEPSAMQVLLNRLPLDIRTIQTELEKLELYGGMISADVVEKLVTRPLEEDVFQLVNAVVERDLKKSFHMWQDLCVLNKDAIYLIALLASQFRFLYEVKALMLQGKGKDAIKDELKAHPYRVQLTMKTAQRLSIGYLMEILEQLATLDQNLKAGRLDKKLGFEMFLLGIQGVRQ, from the coding sequence ATGAATTATGTGCTATATGGAGAAGAACAGTATCTGCTGCAGGAATCGCTGACAAGAATTGTCAAAGAGCATGTGCCGGATGCCAACGAGTTGAATAAAATCGTCTATGATGCGGACATCACAGATATGGAAACCATTCTGGAGGATGCAACAACGATTCCCTTTTTCTCAGCTTGTAAAATCATTCTTGTCTATCATGCGAATTTTCTTGGGACAGCGAATGAGCATGCTGTGGATACAGCAGCACTGGAACGCTATCTTGATCAGCCGATGGAATCCACGGTCATGGTATTGATCGGTGATTTTGAAAAGCTGGATGCCAGAAAGAAAATCGTAAAAAAGGTACAAAAGACTTGCCGAGTGCTGCAATACCGCAAGCTGGATGAGCAGGGGAAGTACAGCTATGTACAGGAGCAGATAAAAAAGCGTGGACTTCAGGTGGAGCCATCCGCCATGCAGGTGTTGCTGAACCGTCTGCCGCTGGATATACGAACGATACAGACTGAGCTAGAAAAGCTGGAGCTGTATGGTGGCATGATCAGTGCTGATGTTGTAGAAAAGCTGGTTACCCGCCCGCTGGAGGAGGATGTCTTTCAGCTGGTGAATGCCGTAGTGGAGCGTGATTTGAAGAAGTCCTTTCATATGTGGCAGGACTTATGCGTATTGAATAAGGACGCTATTTACCTGATTGCGCTGCTGGCTTCACAGTTTCGCTTTCTGTATGAGGTCAAGGCACTGATGCTGCAGGGAAAGGGCAAGGACGCCATCAAGGATGAGCTGAAGGCGCATCCCTACCGTGTGCAGCTGACAATGAAAACAGCACAGCGTTTGAGTATTGGCTATCTGATGGAAATACTGGAACAGCTGGCGACACTGGATCAGAATTTAAAGGCCGGGCGACTGGATAAGAAGCTGGGCTTTGAAATGTTTTTGCTGGGAATACAAGGAGTACGACAATGA
- a CDS encoding L-serine ammonia-lyase, with protein sequence MKSLKELYRIGPGPSSSHTLGPQRAASLFKERYPMAHHFEVELFGSLALTGKGHLTDYIIIKTMKPKDCVVLFKNRRDLKHPNTMHLMAMDEQHKLLGEWTVYSIGGGAIQIEGEESKEGADVYPHHSMKEIEAYCEAHSMELWEYVNHFDPLDDYMATIMNQMMATVDGGLEKEGVLPGDLKLKRIARELKEKADVCRSAAEQEKLLLCAYAYSASEENASGSTTVTAPTLGSSGILPALVCYYHRILGYSREQLRNGLKVAGLFGNLIKENATISGAQGGCQAEIGAAVAMGAAMAAYLRGQTTHQIEYAAEIGIEHHLGLTCDPVGGYVMIPCIERNAVGVLRSIDAAILAEGISDLRKHKVSFDMVVNTMNYTGRKIPIELRETSLGGLASVVPLK encoded by the coding sequence ATGAAATCACTAAAGGAGCTTTACAGGATTGGCCCGGGGCCGTCCTCATCACATACACTGGGGCCGCAGCGCGCTGCCAGTCTGTTTAAGGAACGCTATCCCATGGCGCATCATTTTGAGGTGGAGCTGTTTGGATCGCTGGCACTGACAGGAAAGGGACATTTAACGGATTATATTATCATAAAGACGATGAAACCGAAGGATTGCGTTGTCCTGTTTAAAAACCGCAGGGATTTAAAGCATCCCAATACTATGCATCTGATGGCAATGGATGAGCAGCATAAGCTGCTTGGTGAATGGACGGTGTATTCCATTGGCGGAGGAGCCATACAGATTGAAGGAGAGGAAAGCAAGGAGGGGGCAGATGTTTATCCGCATCATTCCATGAAGGAGATTGAGGCCTATTGTGAGGCTCATTCCATGGAATTGTGGGAGTATGTCAATCACTTTGATCCACTGGATGACTATATGGCTACCATCATGAATCAGATGATGGCTACGGTTGATGGCGGTCTTGAAAAAGAGGGAGTGCTTCCAGGTGATTTGAAGCTGAAGCGTATTGCAAGGGAGTTAAAGGAAAAGGCAGATGTGTGCCGCAGTGCCGCGGAGCAGGAAAAGCTGCTTTTATGTGCCTATGCCTACAGTGCCAGTGAGGAGAATGCATCCGGAAGTACCACGGTAACTGCGCCGACACTAGGAAGCAGTGGAATCCTTCCTGCACTGGTATGCTATTATCACCGCATCCTGGGCTATTCCAGAGAACAGCTGCGTAACGGTTTAAAGGTGGCCGGGCTGTTTGGAAATCTGATCAAGGAAAATGCAACGATATCCGGCGCCCAGGGAGGCTGTCAGGCTGAAATCGGTGCCGCAGTTGCTATGGGAGCCGCAATGGCTGCTTATCTGCGCGGACAGACAACACACCAGATTGAATATGCTGCAGAAATCGGAATCGAGCACCATCTGGGACTTACGTGTGATCCGGTTGGTGGCTATGTTATGATTCCCTGTATTGAACGCAATGCCGTCGGTGTGCTGCGCTCCATAGATGCAGCAATTCTGGCGGAGGGAATCAGCGACCTGCGAAAACACAAGGTCAGCTTTGACATGGTGGTTAACACCATGAATTATACAGGCAGAAAAATACCGATCGAGCTCAGGGAAACATCTCTGGGAGGACTGGCAAGCGTTGTGCCTTTAAAGTAG
- a CDS encoding flavodoxin — protein MKGLIVYSSLSGNTRKVAEAIAEVAEDGELISVKEFQPSMRANFDLFYVGYWVDKGDCDAASLHVLEQLKDCKIVLFGTLGAAECTDYYDRVKASVEAHAAHCHILGHFLCQGAVSEAVIERYRRMAAEHPEDEHRRQQLANYENGKSHPDEQDLANARAFAKAIG, from the coding sequence ATGAAGGGTCTGATTGTATATTCCTCGCTGAGTGGAAATACAAGGAAGGTTGCAGAAGCAATCGCAGAGGTGGCAGAGGATGGAGAACTGATTTCCGTTAAGGAATTTCAGCCTTCCATGCGCGCAAATTTTGATCTGTTTTATGTCGGTTACTGGGTGGATAAAGGGGATTGTGATGCGGCCAGTCTGCATGTGCTGGAACAATTAAAGGATTGTAAAATCGTCTTGTTCGGTACGCTTGGTGCTGCCGAATGTACAGACTATTATGACAGGGTTAAGGCAAGTGTTGAAGCTCATGCCGCACACTGTCATATCCTGGGTCACTTTTTATGTCAGGGTGCTGTGAGTGAGGCAGTGATTGAGCGTTACCGGAGAATGGCTGCTGAGCATCCCGAGGATGAGCATAGGAGGCAGCAGCTTGCCAATTATGAGAATGGAAAATCACATCCGGATGAACAGGATCTTGCCAATGCAAGAGCATTTGCCAAAGCGATTGGCTGA
- a CDS encoding GIY-YIG nuclease family protein — MQEHLPKRLAEIPYETGFYIYILRCSDDSLYTGWTTDLRHRFHQHAIGKGARYTRAHLPIELFYYESFADKRSAMRREYEIKRLTRAEKMKLCEKGGL; from the coding sequence ATGCAAGAGCATTTGCCAAAGCGATTGGCTGAGATTCCCTACGAGACAGGCTTTTACATCTACATCCTGCGCTGCAGTGATGATTCCTTATATACCGGATGGACGACGGATCTTCGCCATCGGTTTCACCAGCATGCCATTGGCAAAGGTGCCCGCTATACCCGCGCACATCTCCCTATTGAGCTTTTCTACTATGAAAGCTTTGCAGATAAACGATCAGCTATGCGCCGGGAATATGAAATCAAAAGGCTTACCCGTGCTGAAAAAATGAAGCTGTGTGAAAAGGGAGGTCTGTAA
- a CDS encoding hemolysin III family protein, whose amino-acid sequence MEEKSMRDMFRLGFGEEVANCVTHGIMAILCICALPAAAIYSYNKGGSELAAGVSVFILCLFLMFLVSTLYHCMPFGTTHKYVFRKLDHICIYFAIAGSYTPIALTLIGGWQGYLILAIEWIAVLGGVLLKAISSKSYPKLSMTIYMIMGWTAVFFLPALLSKATPLFLGLIVGGGVMYTIGAFFYGKPQNKYFHSIWHICINLASILHFIAIVFVM is encoded by the coding sequence ATGGAGGAAAAATCTATGCGGGATATGTTCCGGCTGGGCTTTGGAGAAGAGGTTGCCAACTGTGTAACACACGGGATTATGGCGATACTGTGCATATGCGCTCTCCCGGCAGCGGCCATATATTCCTATAACAAGGGTGGAAGTGAACTGGCGGCAGGAGTATCGGTGTTCATCCTGTGTCTGTTTCTGATGTTTCTGGTATCCACATTGTATCATTGCATGCCCTTTGGTACTACGCATAAATATGTGTTCCGTAAGCTGGATCACATTTGTATCTATTTTGCAATCGCGGGAAGCTACACCCCAATTGCACTGACGCTCATTGGCGGATGGCAGGGGTATTTGATTCTGGCAATCGAATGGATTGCAGTGCTTGGCGGTGTTTTATTAAAAGCAATCAGCTCCAAAAGCTATCCCAAGCTTTCTATGACCATCTATATGATTATGGGATGGACGGCAGTCTTCTTCCTGCCGGCATTGTTATCCAAGGCAACGCCGTTATTTCTGGGACTGATCGTCGGTGGCGGTGTGATGTATACGATTGGTGCTTTCTTTTATGGAAAGCCGCAAAACAAATACTTTCATTCCATATGGCATATATGCATCAATCTGGCAAGCATTCTGCATTTCATTGCCATTGTATTCGTTATGTAA